The Manis javanica isolate MJ-LG chromosome 4, MJ_LKY, whole genome shotgun sequence genome contains a region encoding:
- the MLLT6 gene encoding protein AF-17 isoform X3 — MKEMVGGCCVCSDERGWAENPLVYCDGHACSVAVHQACYGIVQVPTGPWFCRKCESQERAARVRCELCPHKDGALKRTDNGGWAHVVCALYIPEVQFANVLTMEPIVLQYVPHDRFNKTCYICEEQGRESKAASGACMTCNRHGCRQAFHVTCAQMAGLLCEEEVLEVDNVKYCGYCKYHFSKMKTSRHTSGGGGGGGGGTGGGGSGFIAGRRSRSASPSTQQEKHPSHHDRGQKKSRKDKERLKQKHKKRPESPPSILTPPVVPTADKVSSSASSSSHHEASTQETSESSRDSKGKKSSSHSLSHKGKKLSSGKGVSGLTSASSSSSSSSSSSSSGGPFQPAVSSLQSSPDFSAFPKLEQPEEDKYSKPTAPAPSAPPSPSAPEPPKADLFEQKVVFSGFGPIMRFSTTTSSSGRVRAPSPGDCKSSHVSGSGASSGTHKRMPTLSAAPVPVEETPETGLKEKKHKASKRSRHGPGRPKGSRNKEGTGGPAASSLPSAQLAGFTATAASPFSGGSLVSSGLGGLASRTFGPSASLPSLSLESPLLGAGIYTSNKDPISHGGGMLRAVCSTPLSSSLLGPPGTSALPRLSRSPFTSTLPSSSASISTTQVFSLAGSTFSLPSTHIFGTPMGTVNPLLTQVESSHTEPDLEDCSFRCRGTSPQESLSSMSPISSLPALFDQTASAPCGGGQLDPVAPGTTNMEQLLEKQGDGEAGVNMEMLKALHALQKENQRLQEQILSLTAKKERLQILNVQLSVPFPALPAALPAANGPVPGPYGLPPQAGSTDSLSTSKSPPGKNSLGLDNSLSTSSEDPHSGCPSRSSSSLSFHSTPPPLPLLQQSPATLPLALPGAPAPLPPQPQNGLGRAPGAAGLGAMPMAEGLLGGLAGSGALPLNGLLGGLNGAAAPNPAGLSQAGGAPTLQLPGCLNSLTEQQRHLLQQHEQQLQQLQQLLASPQLTPEHQTVVYQMIQQVQQKRELQRLQMAGGSQLPMASLLAGSSTPLLSAGTPGLLPTASAPPLLPAGALVAPSLSNNTSLMAAAAAAAAVAAAGGPPVLTAQTNPFLSLSGADGSGSGPKGGTADKGASANQEKG, encoded by the exons ATGAAGGAGATGGTAGGAGGCTGCTGCGTATGTTCGGACGAGAGGGGCTGGGCCGAGAACCCGCTGGTCTACTGTGATGGGCACGCGTGCAGCGTGGCTGTCCACCAAG cttgctATGGCATCGTCCAGGTGCCAACTGGACCCTGGTTCTGCCGGAAATGTGAATCTCAGGAGCGAGCAGCCAGGGTG AGGTGTGAGCTGTGCCCACACAAAGATGGGGCATTGAAGAGGACTGACAATGGAG GCTGGGCCCACGTGGTGTGTGCCCTCTACATCCCTGAGGTGCAGTTTGCCAACGTGCTCACCATGGAGCCCATCGTGCTGCAGTATGTGCCTCATGATCGCTTCAACAAG ACATGTTACATCTGTGAGGAGCAGGGCCGGGAGAGCAAGGCAGCCTCAGGAGCCTGCATGACCTGTAACCGCCATGGATGTCGACAAGCTTTCCATGTCACCTG TGCCCAAATGGCAGGCCTGCTGTGTGAGGAAGAAGTACTGGAGGTTGACAATGTCAAGTACTGCGGCTACTGCAAATACCACTTTAGCAAGATG AAGACATCCCGGCACACCagcgggggagggggaggaggaggaggcggcacAGGGGGAGGTGGCAGTGGCTTCATCGCTGGCAGGAGAAGCCGATCAGCCTCACCATCCACCCAGCAGGAGAAGCACCCTTCCCACCACGACAGGGGCCAGAAGAAG AGTCGAAAGGACAAAGAACGCCTTAAACAGAAGCACAAGAAGCGGCCTGAGTCACCCCCCAGCATCCTCACCCCGCCTGTGGTCCCCACTGCTGACAAG gtctcctcctcagcttcctcctcttcccaccaCGAGGCCAGCACTCAGGAGACCTCGGAAAGCAGCAGGGACTCAAAGGGGAAAAAGTCTTCCAGCCACAGCCTGAGTCACAAGGGGAAGAAGCTGAGCAGCGGCAAAGGTGTGAGCGGTctcacctctgcctcctcctcctcctcctcctcctcctcttcctcctcctctggggGGCCCTTCCAGCCTGCAG TCTCATCCCTGCAGAGCTCCCCTGACTTCTCTGCATTCCCCAAGCTGGAGCAGCCAGAGGAGGACAAATACTCCAAGCCCACAGCCCCtgccccttcagcccctccctctccctcagcccctgaGCCCCCCAAGGCTGACCTCTTTGAACAGAAGGTGGTCTTCTCTGGCTTTGGGCCCATTATGCGCttctccaccaccacctccagctCAGGCCGGGTCCGGGCCCCATCCCCTGGGGACTGTAAGTCTTCCCACGTGTCGGGGTCTGGGGCTTCATCCGGTACCCACAAGCGGATGCCCACACTGAGCGCTGCTCCAGTGCCTGTTGAAGAGACCCCTGAGACAGGCCTGAAGGAGAAGAAGCACAAAGCCAGCAAGAGGAGCCGACATGGGCCGGGCCGGCCTAAGGGCAGCCGGAACAAGGAGGGCACTGGGGGTCCAGCTGCTTCCTCCCTGCCCAGTGCCCAGCTGGCTGGCTTTACCGCCACTGCTGCCTCACCCTTCTCTGGTGGTTCCCTGGTCAGCTCTGGCCTGGGTGGTCTGGCCTCCCGCACCTTTGGGCCTTCTGCAAGCCTGCCCAGCCTAAGCCTGGAGTCCCCCCTTCTGGGGGCAG GCATCTACACCAGTAACAAGGACCCCATCTCCCACGGTGGCGGAATGCTGCGGGCTGTCTGCAGCACTCCCCTTTCCTCCAGCTTGCTGGGGCCCCCAGGGACCTCGGCCTTGCCCCGCCTCAGCCGCTCCCCATTCACCAgcacccttccctcctcctctgcttcTATCTCCACCACTCAG GTGTTTTCTCTGGCTGGCTCTACCTTTAGCCTCCCTTCTACCCACATCTTTGGAACCCCCATGGGTACTGTTAATCCCCTCCTCACCCAAGTCGAGAGCAGCCACACAG AGCCAGACCTGGAGGACTGCAGCTTCCGGTGTCGGGGGACCTCCCCCCAGGAGAGTCTGTCTTCCAT GTCCCCCATAAGCAGCCTTCCTGCACTCTTCGACCAGACAGCGTCCGCACCCTGCGGGGGCGGCCAATTAGACCCAGTGGCCCCCGGAACGACTAACATGGAGCAGCTTTTAGAGAAGCAGGGCGACGGCGAGGCCGGCGTCAACA TGGAGATGCTGAAGGCACTGCACGCGCTGCAGAAGGAAAACCAGAGGCTTCAGGAGCAGATTCTGAGCCTGACGGCCAAGAAGGAGCGACTACAGATTCTCAACGTGCAGCTCTCTGtgcccttccctgccctgcctgctgccTTGCCTGCTGCCAACGGCCCTGTCCCTGGGCCCTATGGCCTGCCTCCTCAAG CCGGCAGCACCGATTCCTTGAGCACCAGCAAGAGCCCTCCAGGGAAGAACAGTCTGGGCCTGGACAACTCTCTGTCCACATCTTCCGAG gacccACACTCAGGCTGCCCAAGCCGCAGCAGCTCGTCGCTGTCCTTCCACAGCACGCCCCCACCGCTGCCCCTGCTCCAGCAGAGCCCTGCTACTCTGCCTCTGGCCCTGCCTGGGGCCCCTGCCCCGCTCCCACCCCAGCCACAAAATGGACTGGGCCGGGCACCCGGGGCAGCGGGGCTGGGGGCCATGCCCATGGCTGAGGGGCTGTTGGGAGGACTTGCGGGCAGCGGGGCCCTGCCCCTCAATGGGCTCTTGGGGGGGTTGAATGGGGCTGCTGCCCCCAACCCTGCCGGCTTGAGCCAGGCTGGCGGGGCCCCCACGCTGCAGCTGCCAGGTTGTCTTAACAG CCTGACCGAGCAGCAACGACACCTCCTGCAGCAGCACGAGCAGCAGCTCCAGCAGCTCCAGCAGCTCCTGGCATCCCCGCAGCTGACGCCG GAACACCAGACCGTTGTATACCAGATGATCCAGCAGGTCCAGCAGAAGCGGGAGCTACAGCGGCTGCAGATGGCTGGAGGCTCCCAGCTGCCCATGGCCAGCCTACTGGCAGGAAGCTCCACCCCACTGCTGTCCGCGGGCACCCCTGGCCTGCTGCCCACAGCAtcagccccacccctgctgcccgcTGGAGCCCTGGTGGCTCCCTCACTCAGCAACAATACAAGTCTCATGGCCGcagcagctgcagctgcagcagtAGCAGCAGCCGGAGGGCCTCCAGTCCTCACCGCCCAGACCAACCCTTTCCTCAGCCTGTCGGGGGCGGACGGCAGTGGCAGTGGTCCCAAAGGAGGG ACCGCTGACAAAGGAGCCTCAGCCAACCAGGAAAAAGGCTAA